A genomic stretch from Apodemus sylvaticus chromosome 12, mApoSyl1.1, whole genome shotgun sequence includes:
- the Nhlh1 gene encoding helix-loop-helix protein 1 — MMLNSDTMELDLPPTHSETESGFSDCGGGPGPDGAGSGDPGVGQVRSSELGESGRKDLQHLSREERRRRRRATAKYRTAHATRERIRVEAFNLAFAELRKLLPTLPPDKKLSKIEILRLAICYISYLNHVLDV, encoded by the coding sequence ATGATGCTCAACTCCGACACCATGGAGCTGGACCTGCCTCCCACCCACTCGGAGACCGAGTCGGGCTTTAGCGACTGTGGGGGCGGGCCGGGCCCGGATGGTGCTGGATCCGGGGATCCGGGAGTGGGCCAGGTCCGGAGCTCAGAGCTCGGAGAGTCCGGCCGCAAAGACCTGCAGCACCTGAGCCGGGAAGAGCGCAGGCGCAGGCGCCGCGCCACGGCCAAGTATCGCACGGCACACGCCACGCGGGAGCGCATCCGCGTGGAAGCCTTCAACCTGGCCTTCGCCGAGCTGCGCAAGCTGCTGCCCACTCTGCCCCCGGACAAGAAGCTCTCCAAGATTGAGATCCTACGCCTGGCCATCTGCTATATCTCCTACCTGAACCATGTGCTGGACGTCTGA